A region of Mesoplodon densirostris isolate mMesDen1 chromosome 11, mMesDen1 primary haplotype, whole genome shotgun sequence DNA encodes the following proteins:
- the NR4A1 gene encoding nuclear receptor subfamily 4immunitygroup A member 1 isoform X3 yields the protein MGAPTLPSRSPPAGARPRKAGAERRARRDGQEMPCIQAQYGTPAPSPGPRDHLTSDPLTPELSKPTMDLASPEAAPTVPTALPSFSTFMDGYTGEFDTFFYQLPGTAQPCSSASSSASSTSSSSATSPASASFKFEDFQVYGCYPGALSGPLDETLSSSGSDYYGSPCSAPSPSTPSFQPPQLSPWDGSFGPFSPSQTYEGMRAWTEQLPKASGPPQPLTFFSFSPPTGPSPSLAQSPLKLFPSQAAHQLGEGESYSMPAAFPGLVPASSHLDGLGMVDAPVTSAKARSGAPGGSEGRCAVCGDNASCQHYGVRTCEGCKGFFKRTVQKNAKYICLANKDCPVDKRRRNRCQFCRFQKCLAVGMVKEVVRTDSLKGRRGRLPSKPKQPPDASPANLLTSLVRAHLDSGPSTSKLDYSKFQEMVLPHFGKEDAGDVQQFYDLLSGSLEVIRKWAEKIPGFAELSPRDQDLLLESAFLELFILRLAYRSKPAEGKLIFCSGLVLHRLQCARGFGDWIDSILAFSRSLHSLVVDVPAFACLSALVLITDRHGLQEPCRVEELQNRIASCLKEHVSAEAGEPQPASCLSRLLGKLPELRTLCTQGLQRIFYLKLEDLVPPPPIIEKIFMDTLPF from the exons ATGGGGGCTCCTACGCTGCCGAGCCGCTCCCCGCCCGCGGGGGCGCGACCCCGGAAGGCGGGGGCGGAGAGGCGAGCCAGGCGAGACGGGCAAG AGATGCCCTGTATCCAAGCCCAGTATGGGACACCAGCACCAAGCCCAGGACCCCGTGACCACCTGACAAGCGACCCCCTGACCCCCGAGCTCAGCAAGCCCACCATGGACCTGGCCAGCCCTGAGGCGGCCCCCACCGTCCCCACTGCCTTGCCCAGCTTCAGCACCTTCATGGACGGCTACACAGGGGAGTTTGACACCTTCTTCTACCAGCTGCCGGGAACAGCCCAGCCGTGCTCCTCGGcctcctcctcagcctcctccaCATCTTCATCGTCAGCCACCTCCCCTGCCTCTGCTTCGTTCAAGTTTGAGGACTTCCAGGTGTACGGCTGCTACCCTGGCGCCCTGAGCGGCCCTCTGGACGAGACCCTGTCCTCCAGCGGCTCTGACTACTACGGCAGTCCCTGCTCAGCCCCATCACCGTCCACGCCCAGCTTCCAGCCGCCCCAGCTTTCTCCCTGGGACGGCTCCTTCGGCCCCTTCTCGCCCAGCCAGACTTACGAAGGCATGCGGGCATGGACAGAGCAGCTGCCCAAGGCTTCTGGGCCCCCCCAGCCACTGACCTTCTTTTCCTTCAGCCCTCCCACCggccccagtcccagcctggcCCAAAGCCCCCTGAAGCTGTTCCCCTCGCAGGCTGCCCAccagctgggggagggagagagctaTTCCATGCCAGCAGCGTTCCCAGGCCTGGTGCCCGCTTCTTCACACCTTGATGGCTTGGGGATGGTGGATGCGCCCGTGACCTCAGCCAAGGCCCGGAGTGGGGCTCCGGGTGGAAGCGAGGGCCGCTGTGCTGTGTGTGGGGACAACGCCTCTTGCCAGCATTATGGTGTCCGCACCTGCGAGGGCTGCAAGGGCTTCTTCAAG CGCACAGTGCAGAAAAATGCCAAGTACATCTGCCTGGCTAACAAGGACTGCCCTGTGGACAAGAGACGGCGAAACCGCTGCCAGTTCTGTCGCTTCCAGAAGTGCCTGGCTGTGGGCATGGTGAAGGAAG TTGTCCGGacagacagcctgaaggggcggCGGGGTCGGCTCCCTTCAAAGCCCAAGCAGCCCCCGGATGCCTCCCCTGCGAATCTCCTCACCTCCCTGGTCCGGGCACACCTGGACTCAGGGCCCAGCACTTCCAAACTGGACTACTCCAAG TTCCAGGAAATGGTGCTGCCCCACTTCGGGAAGGAGGACGCTGGGGACGTGCAGCAGTTCTACGACCTGCTTTCGGGTTCCCTGGAGGTTATCCGCAAGTGGGCTGAGAAGATTCCCGGCTTCGCCGAGCTGTCCCCCAGGGACCAGGACTTGCTGCTGGAGTCAGCCTTCCTGGAGCTCTTCATCCTCCGCCTGGCCTACCG GTCTAAGCCGGCTGAGGGGAAGCTCATCTTCTGCTCAGGCCTGGTGCTGCACCGGCTGCAGTGTGCCCGCGGCTTCGGGGACTGGATCGACAGCATCCTGGCCTTCTCGCGCTCCCTGCACAGCTTGGTCGTTGACGTCCCTGCCTTTGCCTGCCTCTCTGCGCTTGTCCTCATCACAG ACCGGCACGGGCTGCAGGAGCCTTGCAGGGTAGAGGAGCTGCAGAACCGCATCGCCAGCTGCCTGAAGGAGCACGTCTCGGCCGAGGCAGGCGAGCCTCAGCCGGCCAGCTGCCTGTCACGCCTGCTGGGCAAGCTGCCCGAGCTGCGGACCCTGTGCACCCAGGGCCTGCAGCGCATCTTCTACCTCAAGCTGGAGGACTTGGTGCCCCCTCCGCCCATCATCGAGAAGATCTTTATGGACACGCTGCCCTTCTGA
- the NR4A1 gene encoding nuclear receptor subfamily 4immunitygroup A member 1 isoform X4 has product MPCIQAQYGTPAPSPGPRDHLTSDPLTPELSKPTMDLASPEAAPTVPTALPSFSTFMDGYTGEFDTFFYQLPGTAQPCSSASSSASSTSSSSATSPASASFKFEDFQVYGCYPGALSGPLDETLSSSGSDYYGSPCSAPSPSTPSFQPPQLSPWDGSFGPFSPSQTYEGMRAWTEQLPKASGPPQPLTFFSFSPPTGPSPSLAQSPLKLFPSQAAHQLGEGESYSMPAAFPGLVPASSHLDGLGMVDAPVTSAKARSGAPGGSEGRCAVCGDNASCQHYGVRTCEGCKGFFKRTVQKNAKYICLANKDCPVDKRRRNRCQFCRFQKCLAVGMVKEVVRTDSLKGRRGRLPSKPKQPPDASPANLLTSLVRAHLDSGPSTSKLDYSKFQEMVLPHFGKEDAGDVQQFYDLLSGSLEVIRKWAEKIPGFAELSPRDQDLLLESAFLELFILRLAYRSKPAEGKLIFCSGLVLHRLQCARGFGDWIDSILAFSRSLHSLVVDVPAFACLSALVLITDRHGLQEPCRVEELQNRIASCLKEHVSAEAGEPQPASCLSRLLGKLPELRTLCTQGLQRIFYLKLEDLVPPPPIIEKIFMDTLPF; this is encoded by the exons ATGCCCTGTATCCAAGCCCAGTATGGGACACCAGCACCAAGCCCAGGACCCCGTGACCACCTGACAAGCGACCCCCTGACCCCCGAGCTCAGCAAGCCCACCATGGACCTGGCCAGCCCTGAGGCGGCCCCCACCGTCCCCACTGCCTTGCCCAGCTTCAGCACCTTCATGGACGGCTACACAGGGGAGTTTGACACCTTCTTCTACCAGCTGCCGGGAACAGCCCAGCCGTGCTCCTCGGcctcctcctcagcctcctccaCATCTTCATCGTCAGCCACCTCCCCTGCCTCTGCTTCGTTCAAGTTTGAGGACTTCCAGGTGTACGGCTGCTACCCTGGCGCCCTGAGCGGCCCTCTGGACGAGACCCTGTCCTCCAGCGGCTCTGACTACTACGGCAGTCCCTGCTCAGCCCCATCACCGTCCACGCCCAGCTTCCAGCCGCCCCAGCTTTCTCCCTGGGACGGCTCCTTCGGCCCCTTCTCGCCCAGCCAGACTTACGAAGGCATGCGGGCATGGACAGAGCAGCTGCCCAAGGCTTCTGGGCCCCCCCAGCCACTGACCTTCTTTTCCTTCAGCCCTCCCACCggccccagtcccagcctggcCCAAAGCCCCCTGAAGCTGTTCCCCTCGCAGGCTGCCCAccagctgggggagggagagagctaTTCCATGCCAGCAGCGTTCCCAGGCCTGGTGCCCGCTTCTTCACACCTTGATGGCTTGGGGATGGTGGATGCGCCCGTGACCTCAGCCAAGGCCCGGAGTGGGGCTCCGGGTGGAAGCGAGGGCCGCTGTGCTGTGTGTGGGGACAACGCCTCTTGCCAGCATTATGGTGTCCGCACCTGCGAGGGCTGCAAGGGCTTCTTCAAG CGCACAGTGCAGAAAAATGCCAAGTACATCTGCCTGGCTAACAAGGACTGCCCTGTGGACAAGAGACGGCGAAACCGCTGCCAGTTCTGTCGCTTCCAGAAGTGCCTGGCTGTGGGCATGGTGAAGGAAG TTGTCCGGacagacagcctgaaggggcggCGGGGTCGGCTCCCTTCAAAGCCCAAGCAGCCCCCGGATGCCTCCCCTGCGAATCTCCTCACCTCCCTGGTCCGGGCACACCTGGACTCAGGGCCCAGCACTTCCAAACTGGACTACTCCAAG TTCCAGGAAATGGTGCTGCCCCACTTCGGGAAGGAGGACGCTGGGGACGTGCAGCAGTTCTACGACCTGCTTTCGGGTTCCCTGGAGGTTATCCGCAAGTGGGCTGAGAAGATTCCCGGCTTCGCCGAGCTGTCCCCCAGGGACCAGGACTTGCTGCTGGAGTCAGCCTTCCTGGAGCTCTTCATCCTCCGCCTGGCCTACCG GTCTAAGCCGGCTGAGGGGAAGCTCATCTTCTGCTCAGGCCTGGTGCTGCACCGGCTGCAGTGTGCCCGCGGCTTCGGGGACTGGATCGACAGCATCCTGGCCTTCTCGCGCTCCCTGCACAGCTTGGTCGTTGACGTCCCTGCCTTTGCCTGCCTCTCTGCGCTTGTCCTCATCACAG ACCGGCACGGGCTGCAGGAGCCTTGCAGGGTAGAGGAGCTGCAGAACCGCATCGCCAGCTGCCTGAAGGAGCACGTCTCGGCCGAGGCAGGCGAGCCTCAGCCGGCCAGCTGCCTGTCACGCCTGCTGGGCAAGCTGCCCGAGCTGCGGACCCTGTGCACCCAGGGCCTGCAGCGCATCTTCTACCTCAAGCTGGAGGACTTGGTGCCCCCTCCGCCCATCATCGAGAAGATCTTTATGGACACGCTGCCCTTCTGA
- the NR4A1 gene encoding nuclear receptor subfamily 4immunitygroup A member 1 isoform X1: protein MGAPTLPSRSPPAGARPRKAGAERRARRDGQGNGPAGCFLLSRVDSPSVGLHLGQKPAPAPPWCWRLLPGPEGPRDGRVLFKVCWSIQSEMPCIQAQYGTPAPSPGPRDHLTSDPLTPELSKPTMDLASPEAAPTVPTALPSFSTFMDGYTGEFDTFFYQLPGTAQPCSSASSSASSTSSSSATSPASASFKFEDFQVYGCYPGALSGPLDETLSSSGSDYYGSPCSAPSPSTPSFQPPQLSPWDGSFGPFSPSQTYEGMRAWTEQLPKASGPPQPLTFFSFSPPTGPSPSLAQSPLKLFPSQAAHQLGEGESYSMPAAFPGLVPASSHLDGLGMVDAPVTSAKARSGAPGGSEGRCAVCGDNASCQHYGVRTCEGCKGFFKRTVQKNAKYICLANKDCPVDKRRRNRCQFCRFQKCLAVGMVKEVVRTDSLKGRRGRLPSKPKQPPDASPANLLTSLVRAHLDSGPSTSKLDYSKFQEMVLPHFGKEDAGDVQQFYDLLSGSLEVIRKWAEKIPGFAELSPRDQDLLLESAFLELFILRLAYRSKPAEGKLIFCSGLVLHRLQCARGFGDWIDSILAFSRSLHSLVVDVPAFACLSALVLITDRHGLQEPCRVEELQNRIASCLKEHVSAEAGEPQPASCLSRLLGKLPELRTLCTQGLQRIFYLKLEDLVPPPPIIEKIFMDTLPF from the exons ATGGGGGCTCCTACGCTGCCGAGCCGCTCCCCGCCCGCGGGGGCGCGACCCCGGAAGGCGGGGGCGGAGAGGCGAGCCAGGCGAGACGGGCAAG GGAATGGTCCTGCTGGCTGTTTTCTCCTCTCTCGCGTGGACTCTCCCTCTGTAGGCCTCCACCTTGGACAGaagccagccccagcccctccctggtgTTGGCGCCTTCTGCCAGGCCCTGAAGGCCCGAGGGATGGTCGAGTGTTGTTCAAGGTCTGTTGGTCCATCCAGAGTG AGATGCCCTGTATCCAAGCCCAGTATGGGACACCAGCACCAAGCCCAGGACCCCGTGACCACCTGACAAGCGACCCCCTGACCCCCGAGCTCAGCAAGCCCACCATGGACCTGGCCAGCCCTGAGGCGGCCCCCACCGTCCCCACTGCCTTGCCCAGCTTCAGCACCTTCATGGACGGCTACACAGGGGAGTTTGACACCTTCTTCTACCAGCTGCCGGGAACAGCCCAGCCGTGCTCCTCGGcctcctcctcagcctcctccaCATCTTCATCGTCAGCCACCTCCCCTGCCTCTGCTTCGTTCAAGTTTGAGGACTTCCAGGTGTACGGCTGCTACCCTGGCGCCCTGAGCGGCCCTCTGGACGAGACCCTGTCCTCCAGCGGCTCTGACTACTACGGCAGTCCCTGCTCAGCCCCATCACCGTCCACGCCCAGCTTCCAGCCGCCCCAGCTTTCTCCCTGGGACGGCTCCTTCGGCCCCTTCTCGCCCAGCCAGACTTACGAAGGCATGCGGGCATGGACAGAGCAGCTGCCCAAGGCTTCTGGGCCCCCCCAGCCACTGACCTTCTTTTCCTTCAGCCCTCCCACCggccccagtcccagcctggcCCAAAGCCCCCTGAAGCTGTTCCCCTCGCAGGCTGCCCAccagctgggggagggagagagctaTTCCATGCCAGCAGCGTTCCCAGGCCTGGTGCCCGCTTCTTCACACCTTGATGGCTTGGGGATGGTGGATGCGCCCGTGACCTCAGCCAAGGCCCGGAGTGGGGCTCCGGGTGGAAGCGAGGGCCGCTGTGCTGTGTGTGGGGACAACGCCTCTTGCCAGCATTATGGTGTCCGCACCTGCGAGGGCTGCAAGGGCTTCTTCAAG CGCACAGTGCAGAAAAATGCCAAGTACATCTGCCTGGCTAACAAGGACTGCCCTGTGGACAAGAGACGGCGAAACCGCTGCCAGTTCTGTCGCTTCCAGAAGTGCCTGGCTGTGGGCATGGTGAAGGAAG TTGTCCGGacagacagcctgaaggggcggCGGGGTCGGCTCCCTTCAAAGCCCAAGCAGCCCCCGGATGCCTCCCCTGCGAATCTCCTCACCTCCCTGGTCCGGGCACACCTGGACTCAGGGCCCAGCACTTCCAAACTGGACTACTCCAAG TTCCAGGAAATGGTGCTGCCCCACTTCGGGAAGGAGGACGCTGGGGACGTGCAGCAGTTCTACGACCTGCTTTCGGGTTCCCTGGAGGTTATCCGCAAGTGGGCTGAGAAGATTCCCGGCTTCGCCGAGCTGTCCCCCAGGGACCAGGACTTGCTGCTGGAGTCAGCCTTCCTGGAGCTCTTCATCCTCCGCCTGGCCTACCG GTCTAAGCCGGCTGAGGGGAAGCTCATCTTCTGCTCAGGCCTGGTGCTGCACCGGCTGCAGTGTGCCCGCGGCTTCGGGGACTGGATCGACAGCATCCTGGCCTTCTCGCGCTCCCTGCACAGCTTGGTCGTTGACGTCCCTGCCTTTGCCTGCCTCTCTGCGCTTGTCCTCATCACAG ACCGGCACGGGCTGCAGGAGCCTTGCAGGGTAGAGGAGCTGCAGAACCGCATCGCCAGCTGCCTGAAGGAGCACGTCTCGGCCGAGGCAGGCGAGCCTCAGCCGGCCAGCTGCCTGTCACGCCTGCTGGGCAAGCTGCCCGAGCTGCGGACCCTGTGCACCCAGGGCCTGCAGCGCATCTTCTACCTCAAGCTGGAGGACTTGGTGCCCCCTCCGCCCATCATCGAGAAGATCTTTATGGACACGCTGCCCTTCTGA
- the NR4A1 gene encoding nuclear receptor subfamily 4immunitygroup A member 1 isoform X2 — protein sequence MGAPTLPSRSPPAGARPRKAGAERRARRDGQGLHLGQKPAPAPPWCWRLLPGPEGPRDGRVLFKVCWSIQSEMPCIQAQYGTPAPSPGPRDHLTSDPLTPELSKPTMDLASPEAAPTVPTALPSFSTFMDGYTGEFDTFFYQLPGTAQPCSSASSSASSTSSSSATSPASASFKFEDFQVYGCYPGALSGPLDETLSSSGSDYYGSPCSAPSPSTPSFQPPQLSPWDGSFGPFSPSQTYEGMRAWTEQLPKASGPPQPLTFFSFSPPTGPSPSLAQSPLKLFPSQAAHQLGEGESYSMPAAFPGLVPASSHLDGLGMVDAPVTSAKARSGAPGGSEGRCAVCGDNASCQHYGVRTCEGCKGFFKRTVQKNAKYICLANKDCPVDKRRRNRCQFCRFQKCLAVGMVKEVVRTDSLKGRRGRLPSKPKQPPDASPANLLTSLVRAHLDSGPSTSKLDYSKFQEMVLPHFGKEDAGDVQQFYDLLSGSLEVIRKWAEKIPGFAELSPRDQDLLLESAFLELFILRLAYRSKPAEGKLIFCSGLVLHRLQCARGFGDWIDSILAFSRSLHSLVVDVPAFACLSALVLITDRHGLQEPCRVEELQNRIASCLKEHVSAEAGEPQPASCLSRLLGKLPELRTLCTQGLQRIFYLKLEDLVPPPPIIEKIFMDTLPF from the exons ATGGGGGCTCCTACGCTGCCGAGCCGCTCCCCGCCCGCGGGGGCGCGACCCCGGAAGGCGGGGGCGGAGAGGCGAGCCAGGCGAGACGGGCAAG GCCTCCACCTTGGACAGaagccagccccagcccctccctggtgTTGGCGCCTTCTGCCAGGCCCTGAAGGCCCGAGGGATGGTCGAGTGTTGTTCAAGGTCTGTTGGTCCATCCAGAGTG AGATGCCCTGTATCCAAGCCCAGTATGGGACACCAGCACCAAGCCCAGGACCCCGTGACCACCTGACAAGCGACCCCCTGACCCCCGAGCTCAGCAAGCCCACCATGGACCTGGCCAGCCCTGAGGCGGCCCCCACCGTCCCCACTGCCTTGCCCAGCTTCAGCACCTTCATGGACGGCTACACAGGGGAGTTTGACACCTTCTTCTACCAGCTGCCGGGAACAGCCCAGCCGTGCTCCTCGGcctcctcctcagcctcctccaCATCTTCATCGTCAGCCACCTCCCCTGCCTCTGCTTCGTTCAAGTTTGAGGACTTCCAGGTGTACGGCTGCTACCCTGGCGCCCTGAGCGGCCCTCTGGACGAGACCCTGTCCTCCAGCGGCTCTGACTACTACGGCAGTCCCTGCTCAGCCCCATCACCGTCCACGCCCAGCTTCCAGCCGCCCCAGCTTTCTCCCTGGGACGGCTCCTTCGGCCCCTTCTCGCCCAGCCAGACTTACGAAGGCATGCGGGCATGGACAGAGCAGCTGCCCAAGGCTTCTGGGCCCCCCCAGCCACTGACCTTCTTTTCCTTCAGCCCTCCCACCggccccagtcccagcctggcCCAAAGCCCCCTGAAGCTGTTCCCCTCGCAGGCTGCCCAccagctgggggagggagagagctaTTCCATGCCAGCAGCGTTCCCAGGCCTGGTGCCCGCTTCTTCACACCTTGATGGCTTGGGGATGGTGGATGCGCCCGTGACCTCAGCCAAGGCCCGGAGTGGGGCTCCGGGTGGAAGCGAGGGCCGCTGTGCTGTGTGTGGGGACAACGCCTCTTGCCAGCATTATGGTGTCCGCACCTGCGAGGGCTGCAAGGGCTTCTTCAAG CGCACAGTGCAGAAAAATGCCAAGTACATCTGCCTGGCTAACAAGGACTGCCCTGTGGACAAGAGACGGCGAAACCGCTGCCAGTTCTGTCGCTTCCAGAAGTGCCTGGCTGTGGGCATGGTGAAGGAAG TTGTCCGGacagacagcctgaaggggcggCGGGGTCGGCTCCCTTCAAAGCCCAAGCAGCCCCCGGATGCCTCCCCTGCGAATCTCCTCACCTCCCTGGTCCGGGCACACCTGGACTCAGGGCCCAGCACTTCCAAACTGGACTACTCCAAG TTCCAGGAAATGGTGCTGCCCCACTTCGGGAAGGAGGACGCTGGGGACGTGCAGCAGTTCTACGACCTGCTTTCGGGTTCCCTGGAGGTTATCCGCAAGTGGGCTGAGAAGATTCCCGGCTTCGCCGAGCTGTCCCCCAGGGACCAGGACTTGCTGCTGGAGTCAGCCTTCCTGGAGCTCTTCATCCTCCGCCTGGCCTACCG GTCTAAGCCGGCTGAGGGGAAGCTCATCTTCTGCTCAGGCCTGGTGCTGCACCGGCTGCAGTGTGCCCGCGGCTTCGGGGACTGGATCGACAGCATCCTGGCCTTCTCGCGCTCCCTGCACAGCTTGGTCGTTGACGTCCCTGCCTTTGCCTGCCTCTCTGCGCTTGTCCTCATCACAG ACCGGCACGGGCTGCAGGAGCCTTGCAGGGTAGAGGAGCTGCAGAACCGCATCGCCAGCTGCCTGAAGGAGCACGTCTCGGCCGAGGCAGGCGAGCCTCAGCCGGCCAGCTGCCTGTCACGCCTGCTGGGCAAGCTGCCCGAGCTGCGGACCCTGTGCACCCAGGGCCTGCAGCGCATCTTCTACCTCAAGCTGGAGGACTTGGTGCCCCCTCCGCCCATCATCGAGAAGATCTTTATGGACACGCTGCCCTTCTGA